A section of the Bacteroidales bacterium genome encodes:
- the bamA gene encoding outer membrane protein assembly factor BamA, translating to MKNSRWGIYIFILLLLNNVLLSQNETIDYESPQKFEIGGIQFSGIQYLDEGVLANIAGLQVGDSIDIPGDKITQAIQKLWDQGLFSNITVVLNKTIGKTAFLTFQLQERPRLSKFSFNGVSKGEADDLREKIRLVRGNQVTENTLSTTKYIIRKHFYEKGFYNCKVNVSQIPDTALANHIILTFNVEKGKKYKISEILFIGDKIINNKKLFDASLSQNRSRLLIFKASPYINLRSAMKETKVKKWYRIFKTSRFYEDKYSDDKQKVIEKLNSFGYRDARINKDTVYITSDKTLGIKIWIEPGNKYYFRNIKWVGNSKYSTDTLNHFLAIKKGDVYDQKLLEERLFTDQNSILSLYQDNGYLFFNITPVETQIENDSIDLELRVYEGKQATINNIKITGNSKTNEHVIRREIYTKPGQLYSRSDVMRTMRELAALQYFDPEKMDVKPTPNPADGTVDLEYILEEKPSDQIELSGGWGARMIVGTLGVAFNNFSIKNIFNKKVWAPLPAGDGQRLSLRAQTNGIYYQSYTASFVEPWLGGKKPNSLSLSTYYIVQSNGIARGDANRQAMNILGVSTGIGRRLKWPDDFFTLYNELSYQNYQLNNYKYGYLFSFSDGNSKNISFRTIFGRSSIDQPIYPRRGSDISLSVQLTPPYSLLSNKDYSTLTDKEKYKWIEYHKWSFKSSFITRLAGDLILNSKIEFGFLAMYNKDYGFSPFEGFNMGGDGLISYNLYGKETIALRGYGNGSITPLKGGNIYNKYSFEIRYPLSLNPNATFYVLAFTEGGNCFTNFNEFNPFDLKRSAGVGIRIFLPMFGKLGVDWGYGFDDAVQPGENHSQFHFIIGQNF from the coding sequence AGGTATCCAATTTAGCGGAATTCAATACCTCGACGAAGGAGTTTTAGCCAACATTGCAGGTTTACAAGTTGGAGACTCCATCGATATTCCAGGCGATAAAATTACACAAGCCATACAAAAACTATGGGATCAAGGATTATTCTCAAATATAACTGTTGTTTTAAATAAAACTATAGGAAAAACTGCCTTTTTAACCTTTCAACTTCAAGAAAGACCACGCCTTAGTAAATTCTCATTTAACGGCGTTAGTAAAGGCGAAGCTGATGATTTACGCGAAAAAATTAGGTTAGTTAGAGGCAATCAAGTTACCGAAAATACACTCTCAACCACAAAATACATTATTCGTAAACACTTTTATGAAAAAGGCTTTTACAACTGCAAAGTAAACGTTAGTCAAATACCCGATACCGCTTTAGCCAACCATATTATTCTTACATTTAATGTCGAAAAAGGCAAAAAATATAAAATAAGTGAAATTCTATTTATAGGAGACAAAATCATCAATAACAAAAAACTTTTTGACGCATCGTTAAGCCAAAATAGAAGTCGATTGCTAATATTTAAAGCATCGCCATACATCAACCTTCGCTCTGCAATGAAAGAAACTAAAGTCAAAAAATGGTACAGAATTTTTAAAACTTCACGTTTTTACGAAGACAAATACTCCGACGATAAACAAAAAGTAATAGAAAAACTCAACAGTTTCGGCTATAGAGATGCTCGAATAAATAAAGATACTGTTTACATCACATCTGACAAAACCTTAGGTATAAAAATTTGGATAGAACCAGGTAATAAGTATTATTTCAGAAACATAAAATGGGTTGGTAACTCTAAATATAGCACCGATACACTAAATCATTTCTTAGCTATAAAAAAGGGAGATGTTTATGACCAAAAACTATTAGAAGAAAGATTGTTTACCGACCAAAACAGCATATTGTCGCTATATCAAGATAATGGATACCTGTTTTTTAACATTACCCCTGTTGAAACTCAAATAGAAAACGACTCTATAGATTTAGAACTACGAGTATATGAAGGCAAACAAGCTACCATAAATAATATTAAAATAACAGGGAACTCAAAAACAAATGAACACGTAATTCGTCGTGAAATATACACCAAACCAGGTCAATTATATAGTCGTTCCGATGTTATGCGTACAATGCGTGAATTAGCTGCTTTGCAATATTTCGATCCCGAAAAAATGGATGTTAAACCAACCCCCAATCCAGCCGATGGAACCGTTGATTTAGAATACATTCTCGAAGAAAAACCATCCGACCAAATCGAACTCTCGGGAGGCTGGGGGGCTCGTATGATTGTCGGTACCTTAGGTGTCGCCTTTAACAATTTTAGCATAAAAAACATTTTTAACAAAAAAGTTTGGGCGCCCCTCCCCGCTGGCGACGGACAACGATTAAGTTTACGAGCACAAACCAATGGTATTTATTATCAATCGTACACAGCTTCGTTTGTTGAACCTTGGCTTGGTGGTAAAAAACCCAATTCACTTTCACTCTCAACCTATTACATTGTACAATCAAATGGCATTGCCAGAGGTGATGCAAACAGACAAGCTATGAATATACTAGGCGTTTCTACCGGTATTGGTCGAAGACTCAAATGGCCCGACGATTTCTTTACTCTATACAATGAACTTAGCTATCAAAACTATCAACTTAATAATTATAAATACGGTTATTTATTCTCATTCTCCGATGGAAATAGCAAAAATATAAGCTTTAGAACCATTTTCGGACGTAGCAGCATCGATCAACCCATTTATCCACGTAGAGGCTCCGATATATCATTGAGCGTTCAGCTTACACCACCTTATTCACTATTAAGCAACAAAGATTATTCTACATTGACTGATAAAGAAAAATATAAATGGATTGAATATCATAAATGGTCATTTAAATCGTCTTTTATAACAAGATTGGCAGGAGATTTGATACTAAACTCCAAAATTGAATTTGGATTTTTAGCAATGTATAACAAAGACTACGGTTTCTCTCCTTTCGAAGGATTCAACATGGGCGGCGATGGCCTCATATCATATAATTTATATGGTAAAGAAACGATTGCTCTACGTGGATATGGCAATGGATCGATTACTCCACTAAAAGGAGGTAACATATACAATAAGTATAGCTTCGAAATAAGATACCCCCTCTCACTCAACCCCAATGCTACTTTCTATGTATTAGCTTTCACCGAAGGTGGAAACTGCTTTACTAACTTTAATGAATTTAATCCATTCGATTTAAAACGCTCTGCAGGTGTTGGTATTAGAATATTCTTACCCATGTTCGGTAAATTAGGAGTTGACTGGGGTTATGGCTTCGACGATGCTGTTCAACCAGGAGAAAATCATAGCCAATTCCATTTTATTATAGGACAGAATTTTTAA
- a CDS encoding site-specific integrase, which produces MKNIILKVDSHRNEQVISFIFEKDIQLIEILKAELNARWSATKKYWYLSIMQFNLHKAFNAFKGVAWLDIKNLPHLSNKDESLIDILQEKGRFEKWLRFKRYSPNTIKTYTDALDVFLNYFDYKPVLELTNDDVVLFVNQYILKHNYSFSCQNQVVNTLKLYFREIRQSKIEVEKLQRPRREHKLPNVLSKEEVKAILQAPANIKHRTMLSLIYACGLRRSELLNLKIGDVDSKRHMLIIRNSKGYKDRQVPISDKTIEMLREYYKMYRPKIWLFEGQKEGDQYSEQSLQSVLKQALSKSNIRKPVTLHWLRHSYATHLLESGTDLRFIQELLGHKSSKTTEIYTHVSEKRLQKIKSPFDNL; this is translated from the coding sequence ATGAAGAATATAATTCTAAAAGTTGATAGTCACCGCAACGAGCAAGTTATTAGCTTTATCTTTGAAAAAGATATTCAACTGATTGAAATACTCAAAGCCGAACTCAATGCTCGCTGGAGTGCCACCAAAAAATATTGGTACTTATCTATTATGCAGTTTAATTTACACAAAGCATTTAATGCATTCAAAGGTGTAGCTTGGTTGGATATAAAGAATCTACCGCATCTATCAAACAAAGATGAATCCCTAATAGATATTCTGCAAGAAAAAGGAAGGTTTGAAAAATGGCTCCGCTTTAAACGTTATAGTCCCAATACAATCAAAACCTATACTGATGCTTTGGATGTTTTTCTCAATTATTTCGACTATAAGCCTGTTTTAGAATTGACCAACGACGATGTTGTTTTATTTGTAAACCAGTATATACTAAAGCACAACTATAGCTTCTCGTGTCAAAACCAGGTAGTTAATACACTAAAACTTTACTTTAGGGAAATACGCCAAAGCAAAATAGAGGTTGAGAAGTTGCAACGCCCACGTCGCGAACACAAATTACCCAATGTGCTGAGCAAAGAGGAGGTAAAAGCCATACTCCAAGCCCCGGCAAACATAAAGCATCGCACCATGCTGAGCCTGATATATGCATGTGGACTAAGACGCAGCGAGCTTTTGAACTTAAAAATTGGCGATGTGGACTCTAAACGTCATATGCTTATTATTCGGAATTCAAAAGGATATAAAGATAGGCAGGTACCTATTTCGGACAAAACTATAGAAATGCTTCGGGAATACTATAAAATGTATCGGCCTAAAATATGGTTGTTTGAGGGGCAGAAAGAGGGCGATCAATATTCGGAACAAAGTCTGCAAAGCGTATTAAAACAGGCTCTTTCGAAAAGTAACATTAGAAAACCCGTAACCTTGCATTGGCTTCGACACAGCTATGCAACACACTTGCTTGAATCAGGGACTGATTTACGCTTTATCCAAGAGCTTTTAGGTCATAAAAGTTCAAAGACTACTGAGATATACACCCACGTATCTGAAAAACGTTTACAAAAAATTAAAAGTCCATTTGATAATTTGTAA
- a CDS encoding OmpH family outer membrane protein gives MKKVFLILIITGLVATGYSQQKVKFGHLNSNDLLDAMPDKAQAQKTLQDYSKQLEDQLVAMQEELEKKYNEYLEKKDTFTDLIKKNKEEELTSLQQRIQTFQANAQQDLQKKEQELLKPIIDKAKKAIEDVSKENGYTYIFDTGTGSLLYYPKDADDILPLVKKKLGIK, from the coding sequence ATGAAAAAAGTATTTTTAATTCTTATTATTACAGGACTAGTTGCAACAGGATATTCGCAACAAAAAGTTAAGTTTGGGCACTTAAATTCTAACGATTTATTAGATGCTATGCCAGACAAGGCTCAAGCTCAAAAAACATTACAAGATTATTCAAAACAATTAGAAGATCAATTAGTAGCCATGCAAGAAGAGCTTGAGAAAAAATACAACGAATACCTTGAAAAAAAGGATACATTTACCGATCTCATCAAAAAAAATAAAGAAGAAGAACTAACCTCATTGCAACAACGTATTCAAACTTTTCAAGCTAATGCACAACAAGATTTGCAGAAAAAAGAACAAGAACTCTTAAAACCTATTATCGACAAAGCTAAAAAAGCCATTGAAGATGTATCTAAAGAAAATGGTTATACCTATATATTTGATACAGGAACCGGCTCACTCCTATATTATCCTAAAGATGCAGATGATATATTACCACTAGTAAAAAAGAAATTAGGAATTAAATAA
- a CDS encoding OmpH family outer membrane protein has translation MKKIIFTLAYVLLTVGLMYSQNQKLGYVDTDYILKNIPAYQAAQAQLDKISADWQKEIENIYAQVDKMYKDFQAEKVLLTEEMKTKRENEIIAKEKEAKDLQKKYFGKDGDLFKKRQELVKPIQDEVFNAIKDIAVQGNYAIIFDTAGNANMLYTDPKLDKSDEVLKKLGYKN, from the coding sequence ATGAAAAAAATCATCTTTACTTTAGCTTATGTTCTACTAACAGTAGGACTCATGTATTCACAAAACCAAAAACTTGGATACGTGGATACCGATTATATTTTAAAAAACATTCCTGCTTACCAAGCAGCACAAGCTCAACTCGATAAAATATCAGCCGATTGGCAAAAAGAAATCGAAAACATTTACGCACAAGTCGATAAAATGTACAAAGATTTTCAAGCCGAAAAAGTACTCTTAACCGAAGAAATGAAAACAAAAAGAGAAAATGAAATCATTGCCAAAGAAAAAGAAGCTAAAGACCTTCAAAAAAAATACTTTGGTAAAGATGGCGACTTATTCAAAAAACGTCAAGAACTCGTTAAACCCATTCAAGATGAAGTATTCAACGCCATTAAAGACATTGCCGTACAAGGAAATTATGCTATTATTTTTGATACAGCTGGCAATGCTAATATGCTTTATACCGACCCTAAACTCGATAAAAGCGATGAGGTGTTAAAAAAGTTAGGATATAAAAATTAA